The DNA window CAGCTCAGAAAAGAaactttttgcatttttttctgtacACTAAATGCCTcatcctttcattttcattttagctTCTGATCAAGAACTTGAAGAATGAAATCACCAAGAAAGTGCAGGTCCCTAATTGTGATGAGATCTTTTATGCAGGCACAGGGAACCTGCTGCTTCGAGATGCTGATTCCATCACACTTTTTGATGTACAACAGAAGCGGTAATTATGCCAACTCCTTTGGTCCCTTGGACACCAAAAGAATCTAAATTGTGACCTGGAATAAAGGATGATATCCCTCTTATTCTGTGTCTCCTCTTCCTTGTAGGACTCTGGCGTCTGTGAAGATTTCCAAAGTGAAGTATGTCATTTGGTCAGCAGATATGTCCCATGTAGCCCTGCTGGCCAAGCATGGTAAGGACTAACTTGGAACAGACTCTCTCATCTACCTGTAACACCCTCCCTGTCCCAGGAGGGTACTCATGTCCCTTGCTCACTGATTCTTACAGCTATCATGATCTGCAATCGTAAACTGGAGTCACTTTGTAACATCCATGAGAATATTCGTGTCAAGAGTGGGGCCTGGGACGAGAGTGGTGTGTTTATCTATACCACCAGCAATCACATCAAATATGCTGTCACCACTGGGTAAGTTCTATACATAGGAAAAAGTATTTCTTTGAAACAACTGACCTATCCTAGAGAGAGTATTCaagatcattttcctttcctcaaaAGACTTGGAAGAAGTCTTGTTATCAAATCCAGTGGCCAGCTTCATTCTCTGAAGTCAGTTTGCTCACCACTGGCTTCCTTTACTCCTGTCATTATGTAACATTCTTCTGCCCTCCCGCaatatctttttttatatcaccttcattttcaaatatatccttctccctttccctccccagagCATCTTCTCTTGtgacaaagaataagaaaagaaagcagttcagcaaaactaacccacATATCAACAGTCTGACAGTGCATACAATTTCCTATACCCATCATCTCCCACCTCTAGCAATcattttttctaaaagaaaacccAAAGTTCCCTATCCTGCCTTCACTCTACATGGGAAAGTAAATAATATCAATATGTACTGTTATCCTCCTGTCATGAATTTTTTCCTCATCAACTCAGGTAGCATTTGGTGGATCAAGGATAGATGGATTATGGAGGCTGGGTAGGATTTAGCAGTGCAATGAGGAGGAGGCAGAACTCCTTAATTTCCCTCTCCACAGCAGGGCATACGTTAGACCTGAAACCCTTTCTCCACAGATGCTCATGGCTTTGTTTTCTTACCCCCCTCTTCCCACCTTCAGGGACCATGGGATCATCCGTACCCTTGACTTGCCAATCTATGTCACACGGGTGAAGGGCAATAATGTGTACTGCCTAGATCGAGAGTGTCGTCCACGAGTGCTTACCATTGATCccactgagttcaaattcaagctTGCTCTGATTAACAGGAAATATGATGAGGTACAGTGAAAAAAACATCTCTGGGGAGAGGGGCATCTCTAAGTAAAATCAAATATAAGAATTGCTGCTCCTCTTCTGAGCAGTCTTTTTCACCATCCCTGCTCCCACAAACACACCTCTAGGTACTGCACATGGTGAGGAATGCCAAATTAGTGGGCCAGTCCATCATTGCCTATCTCCAGAAGAAGGGCTATCCTGAAGTGGCACTGCACTTTGTTAAGGATGAGAAGACTCGATTTAGTTTGGCCCTGGAATGTGGCAACATTGAGGTAAGGCCACCAGTCTCTTGCAATATCAGGGCATGAGTTGGTAGTTGAAAAATTGGGTAAGTGTTGCTCTGGTCCTGGGTTTGTAAATGAAGATCTTCACACAAATGTAGGTCAAGATGTTTAAATGGTAATTTGTATCAACTTTATATTTGCATTCTCTTTATCTCCTACTTTTCCTTATCTTTGTCTCTGTGAGTATCTCATAACATATGATatttctgtttctactttcttttattACTCCCAAGACAGGAATAGGATAGTCAAAATGGAGAATAAATCCATCATTCATTATTCTGATTCCTCAGGTTGAGAGTTTATTAAATACCTCTTTGAAAGCAGTCCATTAAaatgatgggcagctagatggcgcagtggataaagcgccagccctggattcaggagtacctgagttcaaatctggcctcagacacttgacatttactagctgtgagaccctgggcaagtcacttaaccctcattgccccactaaaaaaacaaaaacaaaaaatgatataatggggggcagctaggtggcacagtggataaagcaccggccctggattcaggaaaacctgtgttcaaatttagcttcagatacactagctgtgtcacttaaccttttttgcctccgttcttcatctgtaaaatgattagaaggaaatggcaaatcactccattacctttgccaagaaaacctcaaatggtgtcacagagtcagacacaactgaaaatcaactaaaataacaacaaatgagATCCCAACTGACTCACCTTTAAGGACCCAACAATACAGCATGCCAGGGTAGGTGGAACTGATTCCATGGAGTTTCACAGCTTCTCTGATATCATTTCAGTGAATAACTTGTTGAAAAGCTCTGCAAGTTAATCATGGAATTATTTGATTTGAGAGTTCAAAGGTACCTTAGCAAATACCTaatccaaaccatacccagaaggaattcccactataacaaccaagtgaggggcagctaggtggcaaagtggataaagcactggccctgaatttaggaggacctgagttcaaatctggcctcagatgcttgacacttactagctgtgtgaccctgggcaagtcacttaaccctcattgccctgccagaaaaacccaaaacaaccaagtggtcatccagcctctggtTAAATGCCTCTAAAGAGCAATCTACCACCTCTATAGTTAGCCCATTCCACTTTCCCTAGCCCACAGTGGCAAAGCTGGTGTGGTTCCCTGACCTGGATCACAAATCCCTTAGGAATATACATATGACAcggtgatttctttttctttttttgtggggcagtgaggattaagtgacttgcccagggccacacagctagtaagtgtcaagtgtctgaagccagatttgaactcaggctctcctgaatccaggaccagtgctttatacactgtaccacctagctgcccccaacaaggtGATTTCAATCAGACAGAATATGAGTTTGGTCTATCAGCTGGTGCCCCAGTAACTTCACGTGAAATCTAATCCTTCAGAGTTCCTAGGTCAGCAAGCACTGCTCTTAACCCCTCAGTTGTTTTTCTTGGGATATCTTCAGATTGCCCTAGAAGCAGCCAAGGCCCTAgatgacaaaaattgctgggaaaagcTAGGAGAAGTGGCCCTACTCCAAGGAAACCATCAGATTGTGGAGATGTGCTACCAACGTACCAAGAATTTTGATAAGCTTTCCTTCCTATACCTCATCACTGGCAACCTTGAGAAACTTCGAAAGATGATGAAAATTGGTGAGGTCCCTAAAAccagagatggaaagagatgatttgtggaggagggaggaaggaaagagaggggcaCATAACCTGATGGTTCTTCTTCTGTTGTGCAGCTGAGATCCGAAAAGACATGAGTGGCCATTACCAAAATGCCCTGTACCTGGGTGATGTTTCAGAACGAGTGCGCATCCTGAAGAATTGTGGGCAGAGTGAGTTTAAAACATTTTAGATTCTTAAAGAGCCAGTGCTTTTCATTCATAACACATATCTGTTGTGGTCAGGGATCTGGATTTGTATGCTTCCCTTTGTATTCCTTAGAAGGCCTACCATCATGAAGGGGCacatattcagaataaaaataaggtgctccccatgatttttttttttttttggcggggcagtgggggttaagtgacttgcccagggtcacacagctagtaagtgtcaagtgtctaagaccagatttgaactcaggtactcctgaatccatggctggtgctttatccactgcaccactcagctgccctgcTCCCCATGATTTTAAGGCCAGGCATTTTTCCACAGGGGGACCAGAAGTATGGGTGTTAGTGTAATACAGGAGTCTGAGATGCATGGAATCAGAATTCCCAAAAATTAGATGGGTAATTTTGATGTTGTGAAAGCAAATCCCTCTCTTAAAATTGTAGATTAGCTCAGTTCTAGAACCAGTTTTCTGCCCCTAAGGGGTGTTCATGTTAGTATGTCTGTTGGGTTGTGGTGTCCTGGGAAGCCAGGAAGAAGGGGGTGAGGTTGGTATACAAGAACAGCCACAGCCTAAAATGGCAATTTAGGAATCAACTGGTAGAAAAGGTGATGATTCTGCTCTTCCGCTAGAACTGTGCTTCTCCTCTTAGAACCTACTATACCTTTTCATTCCTTCCAAAGGAGTTCTCACTTCTCAAGAAACCAGAAAAAGGAAAGGTTCTCACCAGATGTCcaggttaagaaatagagagagtagggtcagctaggtggtgcagtggatagagcactggccctggattcaggaggacctgagttcaaattcagcctcagacacttgacacttactagctgtgtgaccctgggcaagtcacttaaccccaattgcctcatcaaaaaaaaaaaagaagaagaagaaagaaagaaatagagtagGTGTCTAGAATTGAGGTCTGTTTTGTCCACAGAATCCCTGGCCTACCTTACAGCTGCCACTCATGGTCTGGATGAGGAAGCAGAGAGCCTCAAGGAGACATTTGACCCAGAGAAGGAGACAGTAAGTCCCAGATTAGGCTCCTTTGGTCTGGATTGGGGGAAAGTATCAGTTCCTAGAAGGGATTTTGGTCTATGAATCTCTGGAGGCTGAGGGTAACGTCAATGGCCAGAGTGGATCCCAGacattttccctttgttttttataACCTTGTGGCTATTCTTGATCGCCCTTCAGATTCCAGACATTGACCCTAATGCTAGGCTGCTTCAGCCGCCTGCACCCATCATGCCATTGGACACCAACTGGCCCTTGCTAACTGTTTCCAAAGGCTTCTTTGAGGGTTCTATTGCCAGCAAGGGTAAGTATACACCATATCCACTAGCTGTCAGCTATCTTTTTGTTTATAGAAGTGACTGGTACATagcgggtgcttaataaatgttcactgatggATTAATTGGTAGAACTCTGGATATTGTCACCAGTCTGTCCTTTACTTTGGTGCTCCATCTGCCCTTTTTGTGGGGGTAGACCCTCatgggacctcagacacttgacacttactagctgtgtgaccctgggcacaagcCTCTGGGAACATGGAGATGCTTCTACCATGATACTACACTAAAATGCAGCTTCATCAGCTTTGCACTCTGTTGTATGAATCTTTGAAACAGCAGTCATCATTTTCCcacatttatttgtgtgtttgatCCATTAGTCATTCTGTTCTTAAGAACTCAAAAAACATTTATGCCCTAAAAAGCATAACTTCCAATTCACTTCATCCTTTTCCCCACCTTGATAAGAGGAACCTGTAGGTGTGTGTAGGCAAAGCACATCTTTTCCATGGTTCTGTCTTCTATCTAGGAACAATATGCTCTGCTCCCAGGAcattaattataaaatacttagaaatCCTCCAGCAAAGAGTCCTGAGAAAGAGTTCTTTTCTGATCCCAGCAGACCAAGCATATAGTATACATAAAGAAATGGAATCCAAGCATCCTTGCTTGAGGGCCTTTTTCAACTCAGGAGGAGTCTACATGTATAATGTACATGATAATAGaagtagggaagagaaaggagagcctGAGAAGAAtatttggttttgatttcttttcaaaaagatgtgggacgggggcagctagatggcgcagtggataaagcaccagccctggattcaggagtacctgaattcaaatccagcctcagatactcgacacttactagctgtgtgaccctgggcaagtcacttaatcctcattgccccacccaaaaaaaaacgGTATCAAAAAGATGTGGGACACTTAGGATAGGAAAGAACAGTGGAGGTTATGGAAGGGCTACATATGAGGTACAGAAGAGAAAGTTAAGGAAATTAAGATTGATTCACTTAGGAGGAAAAcgaaataaaaatataagtttGTGAAGAGTAGCTAACTTCTCTAATAAGACAGATTTAGGCCAAATTTTAGACAGAAATGAAAGACTATTAGGAAGGAGTTTATCATCCTAGAGTTTATCTGGCACAGAGGCCAGTTTTCAGGAGGAGCATATAGTTTGTTTCTATCACAGATCCTTCTGTCCTTGTTTATTATGAAAGTTGACCCTGATcacaacatttagcacagtaatAGTTCCTAAGTCTCAAGAATTCACCTACtatctctttcctccccaacagcaaaagagaaaaagacaggacTCTGGGTGTCTCTTCTAAACAGTTGCCGAATCCATATGTTTAAGTTAAACCTCGGATTGAAAGGaataaacagggttaaggaacATCTCTTTCCCATTCTTACAGGGAAAGGAGGTGCACTGGCTGCTGACATTGACATTGATACCGTTGGTACTGAAGGCTGGGGAGAAGATGCAGAGCTGCAGCTAGATGAAGGTGAGATATTTGCACAAGGGAAAGCCAGTGAAATAGATTCAGAGATTGAGTGAGCCGTTGGATGGGAACTTGCAGGAGCAATCTGAAGGTTTCCAGAGTGATGGGGGCCAAGTAGGCCTTCAGAGTGCAGCTTTCCTGAGACTGGCTGTACATCTGTTCAAGGCCAACAAAAACTTGGATTTTCCTTACAGATGggtttgtggaagctgcagaggGTTTTGGTGATGAAGCTCTTGCTAAAGGACAGGAAGAAGGAGGTGGCTGGGATGTAGAGGAAGACCTGGAGCTCCCACCTGAGCTGGTATGGAGAGTTCCATTACTGCTTTGGGGCACTGTTTAGTAGGGGCTGTGGCATAAGACTGAGGTCTCCCAAAGGATGGATATCTGGGCTTTCTATCTTCCCAGTAGCTTCTATTCAGTCTTCTGCTGATCTACCTTTGGAAGGAAAGGGTGCTGTAGGCAAGGGCCTACATTATGAAAATGCTATGCAGTTATTTTCTATTATTCTCCTTTTGGTtctgtgactttagacaaatctCTTAATAATTTTACTCGGTGTGAGGGCTTGAGGTAGCAGTTCCCATGTTTTCAATTCCTCAGAGCAAAGGGGTAAGAAAACCAAGACAatgaatttctcttcctctctaggATGTTTCCCCCGGGGCAGCTGGAGGCACTGAAGATGGGTTCTTTGTGCCCCCCACCAAGGGAACAAGTCCTGCTCAGGTAAGTAGGAGAAgagaacatgcatttatttagcacctggtatgtgccaggcactgtgctaaaagggagatgctattattgtctccattttacaattgaagaaactgagacagaggttaggacacttgctcaagatcacatagctaaggaagtgtctgaggctagatttgattccattctttctgactctgggcccacTGCTGTATTTATTGCACCACCtatgttgtgaaaatttctaagtcgcagggttagacaaagaaaaaacaaagtctccaagctgaAGAGAATAGGTTTATTGAAAGAGGGATCTGTCTCGCAATAAAGCcaagtctcaggtctaggacccaaagatcCCGAGCCTCAGGATCTGCagatatttatacacaataaCTCCTCCCATAATTTAAACACACCCGAAGTGGTACATGTACaataagtctgaagtagagagTAAGAAACCATCAGTCTTTCATCATCCAAGTTGCAAACCCCTTGGATTTCATTTCTCTACTTAAGATGTTTTCACCTTGGTTGCTGGCCACGTAGGTGGGATCCACCGTGCTTGGTTTCCACTTAGGGTGGAAATCAGATGATTGCAAACCAAATAGATGAATGTCAGCTAGATGGTTTCTAGACCTGATGGCAGTATAGCATTTACATTTGCTCTCTCTTACTTCCTTCATTATTATtagcttaagctactaaagaatacctaaacatgTTAAATCgcagtttgtagtctataaactgattattaccggagttaaatcacttatatctaaggggtggggaaaaccTCACTTAGACCGAGTTGTCTGTAGGGAGATGTAGcctgcacaatgcctggcacatagtagatttttaataaatgtttattgaattagatTGGTTATATAGCTAATAGGGTGTTAATACCAAAGATAAAAAAGAcgacaataataaaatacctaGCTACCTTTGGAGGGTTCATGTCACCTGACCCAGATAAACCACACCCTCAGGATCTCAGAGAACTAGTAAGTGTGATTGGTGAGTCATTGTCAATGCTATTTCAAAGGGTGTCAACTGGAGAGGTGCTGTAAGGacaggaaaagaaagatataccagttttcaaaaaaagagaagaaaacaatgcttaaCTTTTATTCTAAGATAGGAAGatagttaaataaatgtttacaaaaGGAAGAggtgatcacaaagagccaatGTAACTTAACCAAAAATGTGTCATATCAGATTaagtttatttcctttcttagcaAAGTTACTAAACTAGTTGATTAGGGGAATGCTGTAGCAACAaattacctagattttagcaaaacatatTATAAAGTAATTCATGCTCTTCTTGTGAAATACATTAAGAAATATAGGCTAAATATCGGGGCTCTGTTGCTTGTGGGAGGAATTTGACTTATTCTGTTTGGCTTCATAAAgcagaattaaataaaatgtgttgaaattgcaaagaagcaaattgagGCTTATTAAACACTTTTTTACAGAACTATCCAAAAATGAAAGAGGCTTCTGTAGGTAGTAATGGGTGCCTCTTCAGTAGAGATTTTCAAATAAAGATTGGATAACCGCTTGTAGACAGATGTAGAGGGTATTCTTTCCCAGGTATGGATTAGATtaagtcccttctatctctatatGTCTGTAATTCTGATTTTGTCCTTTGAGTGCTACCTTCTTCCTGACCTCACTAATATATAATTGGTGACAAACAAGTTTGATAAAActtgaagagaagagagatgggagaAGGAAGTATGAATTTCACTCTTGTAAGATCATAGAATCTTTCTTTAGATCTgtgagggaccttagaaatgTTTTAGTCcagcactctcattttatagatgaagaaactaaagaacagaggttatgacttgctcagggtcacacagctagtgtctgtggcaggatttgaattcagatcttcctgacttgaaagtacagcactctatccacaatgccatctagctgctaagATGTTTCTTTTCCCCCATCAGATCTGGTGCAATAATTCCCAGCTACCAGTTGACCACATCCTGGCAGGCTCCTTTGAAACAGCTATGAGGGTAAGTCCTCTCAGTGCATCCTGTAGCTTATCTCATCCAGGACCCCTAGGGAGCTCAAAggatccatcttttctttttttttggagtgggggaggcaatgagggttaagtgccttgcccagcgtcacacagctagtaagtgtcaagtgtctgaggccagatctgaactcaggtcctcctgaatccagggctggtgcttatatccattgcgccacctagctaaccctaaAGCATTCATTTTAATCCTGTAAAAACTGCCCTTTCTCTTCCCATAAATACATATGCCTCTGTCTGCCCATCCCTTTACCTTCCCTCCACCTTCCCATTATCTCTCCAGCTGACCCACTAGTTAGTTGTTCCTCTcagttccccttccttctttctacccTTTTCCTGCCTTCAGATTGCATATCAATGGAATAAGAACCCTTTCAAGGAGAGTTTGTATGCTGTAAATTCTGTGTAGAAGCAGCCCAGTTTACAGGTTTTTTACATGTTTTATCTTCTCTCTACAGCTCCTTCATGACCAGGTTGGGGTAACCCAATTTGGCCCCTATAAGCAGTTATTTCTCCAGACATATGCCCGTGGCCGTACCACATACCAGGCTCTACCCTGCCTACCCACCATGTATGGGTACCCAAATCGCAATTGGTAAGGCatactctctcctcatttcctaaAACCATAGAGTAGATGTTTAAAATAACAGGATTTCAGCTTCAAGACCCACAAGTTGGCCAGTGACATAGCCAGGTTTGTCCCCTAATCCGTGTTTGAAAGCAAAATGTATTTAGACTATTCACTCCCCTTGACACTTCTTCCCAGCTGCCAGGCCACCTATAATGTCGGTATTAATCTTTAACTGGCCCCTACTATCTCCTTTCCTCACCTTCCTCTTTCCAGGAAGGATGCAGGACTGAAGAATGGTGTGCCAGCTGTGGGGCTGAAGCTTAATGACCTGATCCAACGACTGCAACTGTGCTACCAGCTCACTACAGCGGGCAAGTTTGAGGAGGCAGTGGAGAAATTCCGTTCTATCCTACTTAGTGTGCCACTCCTTGTAGTGGACAATAAGCAAGAAATTGCTGAGGTAAGAAATTGTGTGACCTCTTGGTCCTCTTCATACCTTCTCTATGGGGCCCTGACCCTGCCATTTTTGGCCCCTTTTCTCAGGCCCAGCAGCTTATTGCTATCTGCCGTGAATACATTGTGGGCTTGTCAATGGAAATTGAGAGGAAGAAGTTGCCCAAGGAGAGCCTAGAACAGCAGAAGCGCATCTGTGAGGTGAGAACTATAGGCCCAGGACTCTTTATGTGATCTTCTATTACCATAGCTTGATAATGGGGCTCCATTTTCACATGGTCTTTAATCCAGAGTCAGTAGGAAATGAGGGTGGCTGAGCTGGGACAGATCTAGATCTAAGCTTGAGGTGAAGGAAAGAATATGACGACCTATGTTTTATTTGTCTCCCACTCCTATGAGTCTCCCATACCATGGAGCTAGAGGCCCCTCTGCTCTGTAATGAAGTCACAAGGTCTTTCTGGAGTACCTCTATTTAGTCCTTCTATTGATGAACCTAGATCACATCCTTACACTAAGCTACTAATTTTTACAGCACCAACCTGATGTGAACACATTCAAGCCTCCAGAACTTGAACACTAATTGTGTTCTCCTTTCTTTCCACCAGATGGCAGCTTACTTCACCCACTCCAATCTGCAGCCTGTGCATATGATCCTGGTGCTTCGCACAGCCCTTAATCTCTTCTTTAAACTCAAGAACTTCAAGACTGCTGCTACCTTTGCCCGGCGCTTGTTAGAGCTGGGGCCCAAGCCTGAGGTGTCCCAGCAGGTAGTCAGCACTTTCTTAGACAGTTATGGGGGAAATCAGGCTTAGTCAAGtatatttagaaagagaaacCCTAAGGTCCCCCCACAACAGGTACCATGGAGGCAGATGAGTCTTCACTGGGTACTTCTTTGGCTCTAGAGATTGAGGAAGGAATAGGTTTAACCATCCAGGTGGTGTGGGAAAGACAGGTGTTAACCAACTAGACATGGGGCCAACAGGAAGGATGATTACATGCCCCCAGAAATGACAAATTTGGTTTTTTTATCTCCAGAATTCCACAACGATCCCTCTTcctaaattaagaaaaagaaaataccacactcatatatgtgtgtacatgcatgtgtgtgtgtgtgtgtgtgtgtgtgtgtgtgtgtgtgtgtgtgtgttccatccCTCATCCAAAATAGCAATGTTCCCCAGTTCAGTAGAAAAGTCACAGCCTGGCTGAGATGAAATATGTTGAGCTTGTGAAGGACTCATGGGTCAAAAGTACTATTATCTGAGTTAGGTGAAAGACACAAAACAGGAAGGACaattgtttctctgtgtgtgtgtgtgtgtgtgtgtg is part of the Dromiciops gliroides isolate mDroGli1 chromosome 4, mDroGli1.pri, whole genome shotgun sequence genome and encodes:
- the COPA gene encoding coatomer subunit alpha; amino-acid sequence: MLTKFETKSARVKGLSFHPKRPWILTSLHNGVIQLWDYRMCTLIDKFDEHDGPVRGIDFHKQQPLFVSGGDDYKIKVWNYKLRRCLFTLLGHLDYIRTTFFHHEYPWILSASDDQTIRVWNWQSRTCVCVLTGHNHYVMCAQFHPSEDLVVSASLDQTVRVWDISGLRKKNLSPGAVESDVRGITGVDLFGTTDAVVKHVLEGHDRGVNWAAFHPTMPLIVSGADDRQVKIWRMNESKAWEVDTCRGHYNNVSCAVFHPRQELILSNSEDKSIRVWDMSKRTGVQTFRRDHDRFWVLAAHPNLNLFAAGHDGGMIVFKLERERPAYAVHGNMLHYVKDRFLRQLDFNSSKDVAVMQLRSGSKFPVFNMSYNPAENAVLLCTRASNLENSTYDLYTIPKDADSQNPDAPEGKRSSGLTAVWVARNRFAVLDRMHSLLIKNLKNEITKKVQVPNCDEIFYAGTGNLLLRDADSITLFDVQQKRTLASVKISKVKYVIWSADMSHVALLAKHAIMICNRKLESLCNIHENIRVKSGAWDESGVFIYTTSNHIKYAVTTGDHGIIRTLDLPIYVTRVKGNNVYCLDRECRPRVLTIDPTEFKFKLALINRKYDEVLHMVRNAKLVGQSIIAYLQKKGYPEVALHFVKDEKTRFSLALECGNIEIALEAAKALDDKNCWEKLGEVALLQGNHQIVEMCYQRTKNFDKLSFLYLITGNLEKLRKMMKIAEIRKDMSGHYQNALYLGDVSERVRILKNCGQKSLAYLTAATHGLDEEAESLKETFDPEKETIPDIDPNARLLQPPAPIMPLDTNWPLLTVSKGFFEGSIASKGKGGALAADIDIDTVGTEGWGEDAELQLDEDGFVEAAEGFGDEALAKGQEEGGGWDVEEDLELPPELDVSPGAAGGTEDGFFVPPTKGTSPAQIWCNNSQLPVDHILAGSFETAMRLLHDQVGVTQFGPYKQLFLQTYARGRTTYQALPCLPTMYGYPNRNWKDAGLKNGVPAVGLKLNDLIQRLQLCYQLTTAGKFEEAVEKFRSILLSVPLLVVDNKQEIAEAQQLIAICREYIVGLSMEIERKKLPKESLEQQKRICEMAAYFTHSNLQPVHMILVLRTALNLFFKLKNFKTAATFARRLLELGPKPEVSQQTRKILSACEKNPTDAYQLNYDMHNPFDICAASYRPIYRGKPVEKCPLSGACYCPEFQGQICRVTTVTEIGKDVIGLRISPLQFR